A window of Hordeum vulgare subsp. vulgare chromosome 5H, MorexV3_pseudomolecules_assembly, whole genome shotgun sequence genomic DNA:
AAACCAAAACCAAAATCGAAATGGATTGCGCGGCGCAGGTGCACAAGAACAGCAAGGCGTGCGTGGCGTCGTACCCGAGCGTGGTGCAGAACAACATCCTGTGGTTCTACCCGAGGGCCGACGCCCAGCACCAGGACGTTCTGCAGAGGAAGCGCCCGCCATTCATCCCGGAGATCGACGACCCCTCCTTCGTCACCGTCTACGGCGTCAGGGACCTCCCCTACGGGTACACGTCCTCTCAACCTCGATAACGCGCGGCTGCCTCCCTCCATTGCGGAATCTCACAGCTACTCTCGCAGGTACGATGTGCTGGTGGAGAACCTCATGGACCCTGCACACGTCCCCTACGCGCACAAGGGGCTCATGGGCAAGCTTCGCAAGAAGGAAGACCCAGGAAGATAAGCCCCCCTGCGCCCTGCCTGACATGATCGGCGCTGTCGAGAATTCCGTTTACGGTGTCACTGAATGAATGAGAGTGTTGAttcagttcttcttcttctcttcacaGTTGAGTTCGACGTCGAAGGCGGCGGGCCAGTGAAGATGAAGATAGCGGAGGCGGATATCGCCGGGTTCCTGTCGGAGCAGGACAATAGCGGATACTTCCGGTACGTCGCGCCGTGCACCTTCTACGGCTCGCCCCTCCCcaaagaggaagagggagaggtatGAATTGATTGATTGAGCAGGCACATTTCCCATTGTTGTCGCCGGTTCAAGCGAAACTTGCAGCACTTCAGAGGAGAACAAACAGGGGTTGTTCAGAAGTTCAGAGTTCATGCTTGGGTTtgggcaggagaagaagaagaagaagccgccTCAGTTCATGCTGGTGTTCATGTGCGTCCCGGTGTCTCCGGGGAAGAGCAGGGTGATCTGGGCGTTCCCGAGGAACATCGGCGTCTGGCTCGACAAGGTCATACCGCGGTGGTACTACCACATCGGCCAGAACGCTATCCTGGACTCAGACATCTACCTCCTCCACATCGAGGTGATGATTCTTCAGCTCAAGCTCAGTGGTTCTGAATTTCAAAGCCTGATCCAACATATGGAGCTCAATCAGCAAGCAAACCCactcttcttccttcatttcaGGAGCGCAACTTCGCTGCGGCAGGCGTTGAAAACTGGCAGAAAGCCGTGTACGTGCCGACGTCGTCGGACAACATGGTGATCGCCTTCAGGAACTGGTTCAGAAAGCACTGCAAGAGTCAGGTCGGCTGGGCCGCCCCGACGATCGGTCAGTTACCAGAGACTCCAACCAAAGACAAGCTCATGGAGAGGTACAAATAATCCCAACATCCTAATTCTTCTCCACCGCAAACCTGATGCCTGGAACACCTGAGCATTCAGTGAATTCGCTCTGAACAAATTCTGCGATGGCGTCCACAGGTACTGGTCGCACGTCGCGCAGTGCAGGAGCTGCAGCACGGCGCTGAAGACCATGAAAGCGCTGGAGGTTGCCCTGCAGGTCGCGTCGGTGGCGGTCGTCGGTTTCCTTGCGGTCGCCAAGGGGACACTAGTGACGTCGGTCGTGCAGAGAGTCGCCGTCGTGACATTGGCGGTGCTGTGCTTCGCCGCGTCCCGCTGGCTCGCCAGCTTCATAGAGAAGAACTTCTATTTCCAGGATTACGTCCATGCCTACAAGTGAAGGCCATATCATGCGCCTTCCGTTGTTAGGGTTTTGTAGCTCCTGAGCTGATGCAGCTTTAGAAAGTGTACATGAAGCACATTGCTTTATTTGATACCGATAGTAGCTGTATATAAAGCAACtagtcttttttctcttttcaaaCCAAAACCTTCTTCCGATTTTCATTCAAACCAGTGCGTAAACGCTATATACGCGTGACGAAAGGAAATTTAGAATTTTGTATCAAGTACCAGGTGCTATTACCGGGCAGATAGAGAAACTTGTTGCCGCAAAACCTTATAAGGAACAGCAATATAACTTCTTATTGATATATGATTGGCGTTTTGCACATATTGAGCACA
This region includes:
- the LOC123452858 gene encoding protochlorophyllide-dependent translocon component 52, chloroplastic-like, with translation MDPLSLLLVPRALTSLPLPLRAAAPATSTARPAAPAPRRWRQRARLSPPVSAVAAEAPSAPSPFGGEEKAEEAGSFDWLDQWYPLAPVCDLDPGAPHGKTVLGLRVVAWYDRAVDEWRVFDDACPHRLAPLSEGRIDDKGRLQCVYHGWCFDGRGSCQFIPQAPALGPPVHKNSKACVASYPSVVQNNILWFYPRADAQHQDVLQRKRPPFIPEIDDPSFVTVYGVRDLPYGYDVLVENLMDPAHVPYAHKGLMGKLRKKEDPGRVEFDVEGGGPVKMKIAEADIAGFLSEQDNSGYFRYVAPCTFYGSPLPKEEEGEEKKKKKPPQFMLVFMCVPVSPGKSRVIWAFPRNIGVWLDKVIPRWYYHIGQNAILDSDIYLLHIEERNFAAAGVENWQKAVYVPTSSDNMVIAFRNWFRKHCKSQVGWAAPTIGQLPETPTKDKLMERYWSHVAQCRSCSTALKTMKALEVALQVASVAVVGFLAVAKGTLVTSVVQRVAVVTLAVLCFAASRWLASFIEKNFYFQDYVHAYK